One part of the Chryseobacterium sp. 7 genome encodes these proteins:
- a CDS encoding T9SS type A sorting domain-containing protein, translated as MKKSILFLLGTSAMLSAQITLTKAANDPVSGDVVNYNQLNGTVDNSATGANVTFSNGSLTMGASSQTTYSVPTSTEITTFPGSTIKMVDGTNTIYYKASATKLEITGIVNPQATLNFSVDNGTYNNYPTTYGPAQNDTAKGTFTSSVANGLFSGTLATQADAYGTLIVGNQTYSNVLRVKYTQNFNLYSSFDVIYSNPIGTVTNTAYAYYDASHRYAILSTTNGNISVPLLGINQSTSSAQALSETFLAVNNAVKKENLVVYPNPAKDFIGFKGNTENYSKANIYSLDGKLVKTSEVKSGNIQISDLPPASYFIEISGKNTADKKNTKFIKK; from the coding sequence ATGAAAAAATCTATACTCTTTTTATTGGGGACTTCTGCCATGCTTTCTGCGCAGATTACATTGACGAAAGCCGCCAATGATCCCGTTTCCGGAGACGTTGTTAATTACAATCAGCTAAACGGAACTGTGGACAACTCTGCAACAGGAGCTAACGTTACATTTTCAAACGGAAGTCTTACGATGGGAGCTTCATCTCAAACGACTTATTCTGTTCCTACTTCAACTGAAATCACTACATTTCCCGGATCTACCATTAAAATGGTGGATGGAACAAATACTATTTATTATAAAGCATCTGCAACAAAGCTGGAAATTACGGGAATTGTAAATCCTCAGGCCACTTTAAATTTCAGTGTAGATAATGGTACTTATAATAATTATCCTACAACCTACGGACCTGCTCAAAACGATACTGCTAAAGGCACTTTCACCTCATCTGTTGCCAACGGACTATTCAGTGGAACACTAGCCACTCAGGCTGACGCATACGGAACTTTGATTGTAGGCAACCAAACATACAGCAATGTCCTTAGAGTAAAGTATACTCAGAATTTTAATTTATATTCTTCTTTTGATGTCATTTACTCTAACCCGATTGGAACAGTTACCAATACTGCATATGCCTATTATGATGCTTCTCACAGATATGCAATATTAAGCACAACCAACGGAAACATCAGCGTTCCATTATTAGGAATCAATCAGTCTACTTCAAGTGCACAGGCGTTGAGCGAAACATTTCTGGCTGTAAACAATGCTGTAAAAAAAGAAAATCTGGTTGTTTATCCTAACCCGGCTAAAGATTTTATTGGCTTTAAAGGAAATACAGAAAATTACTCCAAAGCAAATATCTACAGTCTGGATGGAAAACTGGTTAAAACTTCAGAGGTAAAATCAGGAAACATTCAGATCTCAGATCTTCCGCCAGCTTCTTACTTCATTGAGATCAGTGGAAAAAATACGGCAGACAAAAAGAATACAAAATTCATTAAGAAATAA
- a CDS encoding TonB-dependent receptor domain-containing protein → MKKAIYTIFLLCGTLLYAQEKKNDTANVAATKEIQEVILKSQRKKQFADKAVYTFDKEALEKARYAKDLLSTLPELQLDPVTNTITSTKGGTTLFLINGIEATDMQIRSVAPSEVVKVEYYDIPPARWATRADTVVNILTRSTETGYVFGADVSAALNTGFVNGSAYANYTKGKNNFGLEYSLNLRDYNDRRVNSIYDYQLNGTHYRSDENKTDHFGYTFQNVALRYTRLVPNDYSFQAKLNMDIFSRFSKGVGASVFTEDNLMEEHNMFKNNGSDYVIPKLDLYYSKKIGEKDELSINLVGSHYTTNTTETAQEWIVGSGLSVYDNDMVLKARQTSLVGELAHVHDFKAGKLSSGYRISRSSISNDLNNLAGYSQYSVTYLEQYFYTEFSGKVDKFSYRLGAGLTNIHNKSAENTFDEWTFTPKVILAYQLKGNQNLRFTASYNPISPGSNALSSNVVQLAPNIVQRGNPFLESQQVFSNNLTYSFNNKYFDFNAGLFYRYTNRVINQYYVQDDVLGGYALTYENGKNGQRYGAQLTGSYKPFGNSLLVIKAVITPTSETVRTSKGALIKNDYLGNYFSLSSEYKSFSVQYQFNIPVYSLNGAFLNTNENQNNIFVSYKHKNWTFSTGMYWIGMPSEYKTKSLPESLVDYKVHTQIMNNKSMFVLGLSYDFSKGKKTEIQRKLNNETAPAATF, encoded by the coding sequence ATGAAAAAAGCGATATATACCATCTTCTTGCTTTGCGGAACTTTACTGTATGCTCAGGAGAAGAAAAATGATACGGCAAATGTAGCAGCGACAAAAGAAATTCAGGAAGTTATTTTGAAATCACAGCGTAAGAAACAGTTTGCAGATAAAGCTGTATATACTTTTGATAAGGAAGCGCTGGAAAAGGCGCGCTACGCAAAAGATTTATTGAGCACTCTTCCGGAATTGCAGCTGGATCCGGTAACCAATACAATCACAAGTACGAAAGGTGGAACTACCTTATTTCTGATCAACGGTATTGAAGCTACCGATATGCAGATCCGGAGTGTAGCACCCAGTGAAGTGGTAAAAGTAGAGTATTATGATATTCCTCCTGCAAGATGGGCAACAAGAGCTGATACAGTGGTGAACATTCTGACAAGATCTACAGAAACGGGCTATGTTTTTGGTGCTGATGTTTCTGCGGCTTTAAATACAGGCTTTGTGAATGGTTCTGCTTACGCCAATTATACAAAAGGAAAAAATAATTTCGGACTGGAATATTCCCTGAACCTTAGGGATTACAATGACAGAAGGGTCAATAGTATCTATGATTATCAGCTGAACGGAACACATTACCGCTCTGATGAAAACAAAACAGATCATTTCGGGTATACTTTCCAGAATGTGGCCTTGCGTTATACCAGACTTGTTCCTAATGATTATTCTTTTCAGGCTAAACTGAATATGGATATTTTCAGCAGATTTTCAAAAGGAGTGGGGGCAAGTGTCTTTACCGAGGATAATCTGATGGAAGAGCATAATATGTTTAAAAATAATGGCTCAGACTACGTAATTCCTAAGCTGGATCTTTATTATTCTAAAAAAATCGGTGAAAAAGATGAATTGAGCATTAACCTGGTAGGTTCTCACTATACGACAAATACTACAGAAACAGCCCAAGAATGGATCGTTGGTTCAGGACTGTCCGTATACGATAATGATATGGTTCTGAAAGCCAGGCAAACGAGTCTGGTAGGAGAACTTGCCCATGTTCATGATTTTAAAGCCGGAAAATTGTCATCGGGATACCGAATTTCAAGGTCTTCTATTTCCAATGACCTGAATAACCTGGCCGGATATTCCCAGTACAGTGTCACTTATCTGGAACAGTATTTTTATACAGAATTTTCCGGAAAAGTAGATAAATTCAGTTACCGTCTTGGAGCGGGGCTGACCAATATTCACAATAAAAGTGCAGAGAATACTTTTGATGAATGGACGTTTACCCCAAAAGTTATTTTAGCCTATCAGCTTAAAGGAAACCAAAACCTTCGTTTTACGGCAAGTTACAATCCGATAAGTCCGGGGAGTAATGCTTTGAGCAGTAATGTGGTGCAGCTGGCACCTAATATTGTTCAGCGGGGAAACCCTTTCCTGGAATCTCAACAGGTTTTTTCTAATAACCTGACTTATTCTTTTAATAATAAATACTTTGATTTTAATGCAGGTTTATTTTACAGATATACCAACAGGGTAATCAATCAGTATTACGTTCAGGATGATGTATTGGGAGGATATGCTCTGACGTATGAGAATGGAAAAAACGGACAACGGTATGGTGCTCAGTTAACGGGATCTTATAAACCTTTTGGAAATAGCCTTCTTGTGATAAAAGCAGTCATCACTCCAACGTCTGAGACTGTAAGGACAAGTAAAGGTGCTTTGATCAAAAATGATTATTTAGGAAATTATTTTTCGCTTTCTTCTGAATATAAATCTTTTTCAGTGCAGTATCAGTTCAATATTCCGGTCTATAGCCTTAATGGCGCATTCCTTAATACGAATGAAAACCAGAATAATATTTTTGTAAGTTATAAACACAAAAACTGGACGTTCTCCACCGGAATGTACTGGATTGGAATGCCTTCAGAATACAAAACGAAAAGTCTGCCGGAAAGTTTGGTAGATTATAAAGTTCATACACAAATTATGAATAATAAATCAATGTTTGTATTAGGGCTAAGCTATGATTTTTCCAAAGGCAAAAAGACAGAAATTCAGCGAAAACTGAATAATGAAACGGCTCCTGCTGCTACTTTTTAA
- a CDS encoding DUF3575 domain-containing protein, with protein sequence MKKAFLLIPCFLFSGLGAQEIENSSAEKMNIIKTNVTAYAFRNINLSYERAITQWFSLNIGFGTMPEGKVPFINAFLKDEDEKRFQNLRVKATNFTIEPRFYIGKGYGKGFYFAPYYRYSSVTSNTFDFYYDYKGPDGNTYPIPLRGQGDTNGNSGGLMVGVQFFLTRSQNLVLDFWIAGAHYGSGKGDFTMNSDYVLTPDMQAQLKKEIENLDIPFVKYSVETNANGARIKVDGPWAGFRSGLSIGYRF encoded by the coding sequence ATGAAAAAAGCATTCCTATTAATCCCGTGCTTCCTGTTTTCCGGATTAGGAGCTCAGGAAATTGAGAACAGTTCTGCTGAGAAGATGAATATTATCAAGACCAATGTTACGGCCTATGCATTCAGGAACATTAATCTGTCTTATGAACGCGCCATCACCCAATGGTTTTCTTTGAACATCGGCTTCGGAACAATGCCGGAAGGTAAAGTACCTTTCATCAATGCCTTTCTGAAAGATGAAGACGAGAAAAGATTCCAGAATTTGAGAGTAAAAGCTACAAACTTTACGATAGAACCAAGATTTTATATCGGAAAGGGTTATGGAAAAGGATTTTATTTTGCACCATACTACAGATATTCAAGTGTTACTTCCAATACTTTTGATTTTTATTATGATTACAAAGGTCCTGATGGAAATACCTATCCAATTCCACTCAGAGGACAGGGAGATACTAATGGAAACAGTGGAGGATTAATGGTCGGTGTTCAATTCTTTCTGACCAGAAGTCAGAATCTTGTATTGGATTTCTGGATTGCAGGAGCCCATTATGGAAGTGGAAAAGGTGATTTTACAATGAATTCAGATTATGTTTTAACACCTGACATGCAGGCTCAGCTTAAAAAAGAAATTGAAAACCTGGATATTCCGTTTGTAAAATATAGCGTAGAAACCAATGCCAATGGTGCCAGAATAAAAGTGGACGGCCCATGGGCAGGCTTTAGAAGCGGACTTTCCATTGGATATAGATTTTAA
- a CDS encoding MFS transporter codes for MDSTSITTGQRIKAIIGGSIGNLVEWYDWYAYAAFAIYFSHSFFPDSDLNAQLMNTAGIFAVGFLMRPIGGWMFGSIADKLGRKKAMTLSVLLMSFGSLLIALTPTYESIGILAPLLLLLARLLQGLSVGGEYGVSATYLSEMATQDRRGFYSSFQYVTLIGGQLIALGIQLILQKLLLTEAQLEEWGWRIPFVIGALLSIIALYLRANLHETEAFENKKEISEKKKGTVQELLKHPRALLTVVGLTLGGTLAFYTYTTYMQKFLVNTVHLTKEESTLVSFISLFIFACLQPVFGGLSDKIGRRPLLLGFGILGTLCTVPLLTALSTTTSIWTAFFLIMAALIIVSGYTSINAVVKAELFPSEIRALGVGLPYAITVAVFGGTAEYIALWFKQIGSEEYFYWYITGCILFSLVVYVGMKDTKKTSTLDKD; via the coding sequence ATGGACTCAACCTCTATCACCACAGGCCAAAGAATCAAAGCTATTATTGGCGGATCTATCGGGAATCTTGTTGAATGGTACGACTGGTATGCGTATGCAGCATTTGCCATTTATTTCTCCCATTCATTTTTCCCGGATTCTGACCTGAATGCTCAACTGATGAATACGGCAGGAATCTTTGCTGTAGGTTTTCTGATGCGACCTATCGGCGGATGGATGTTCGGAAGTATTGCAGATAAATTGGGAAGAAAAAAAGCGATGACCCTTTCTGTTCTTTTGATGTCGTTTGGGTCTTTATTAATTGCCCTTACTCCTACGTATGAATCTATAGGAATTTTAGCACCGTTATTACTTTTATTGGCAAGGTTACTTCAGGGATTAAGCGTTGGCGGTGAATATGGGGTTTCTGCAACTTACCTCAGCGAAATGGCAACACAGGACAGAAGAGGATTTTATTCAAGTTTTCAATATGTCACTCTGATTGGCGGGCAGCTTATAGCATTGGGAATTCAGCTTATTTTACAGAAATTGTTACTCACTGAAGCTCAGCTTGAAGAATGGGGATGGAGAATTCCTTTCGTAATTGGAGCTCTGCTTTCTATCATTGCATTATACCTCCGGGCAAATCTTCATGAAACGGAAGCTTTTGAAAATAAAAAAGAAATCAGCGAAAAGAAAAAAGGAACCGTACAGGAACTTCTTAAGCACCCAAGAGCTCTGCTTACCGTGGTAGGACTTACTTTAGGAGGAACACTGGCTTTTTATACGTACACCACTTATATGCAGAAATTCCTGGTTAACACCGTACATCTTACGAAGGAAGAATCTACGTTGGTATCATTTATTTCCTTGTTTATTTTTGCCTGTCTTCAGCCTGTATTTGGAGGGTTATCTGATAAAATCGGGAGAAGACCGCTCCTGCTAGGTTTTGGTATCCTGGGAACTTTATGCACTGTTCCGCTTCTTACTGCATTAAGTACAACAACTTCCATCTGGACTGCATTTTTCCTGATTATGGCAGCTTTAATTATTGTAAGCGGCTACACGTCTATCAACGCTGTGGTAAAGGCTGAACTTTTTCCTTCTGAAATCAGGGCGCTGGGTGTAGGTTTGCCTTACGCTATTACGGTAGCTGTATTTGGAGGAACGGCAGAATATATTGCGCTTTGGTTTAAACAGATTGGTTCGGAAGAGTATTTTTATTGGTACATCACCGGATGTATCCTTTTTTCTCTGGTTGTATATGTCGGAATGAAAGATACCAAGAAGACTTCCACTCTGGATAAAGATTAA
- a CDS encoding DUF4919 domain-containing protein, whose product MNIKAFFSLFFLILLTFLHAQKMEFKAPDYAAIQKNIEDKNSEFYYPKLLKRLKQNDTLLTSSQYRHLYFGYTFQKEYQPYKIGKKAEEVAKYYRGEGISQKDLSKGIQLFLDALDENPLDLRAMNYLAYLYHLNNDDATAEKIAGNFHGLLNAVLTSGDGLKCETGFHVISVTDEYVLLNRFQMETKSQSLKGKCDYQEFEKDKYKVPGFYFNISRFYGRILD is encoded by the coding sequence ATGAATATTAAAGCATTTTTCTCTTTATTCTTTTTAATCCTGCTCACTTTCCTTCATGCTCAGAAAATGGAATTTAAAGCCCCGGATTATGCTGCCATTCAAAAAAATATTGAGGATAAAAATTCAGAATTCTATTATCCTAAGCTTTTAAAAAGATTAAAACAGAATGATACGCTTCTTACAAGCAGCCAATACCGTCATCTTTACTTCGGCTATACTTTTCAGAAAGAGTATCAGCCTTATAAAATTGGGAAGAAAGCTGAAGAGGTTGCTAAATATTACCGGGGAGAAGGAATTTCACAAAAAGACCTTTCAAAAGGAATTCAGCTTTTTCTGGATGCATTAGATGAAAATCCGCTGGATCTTCGTGCTATGAACTATCTTGCTTATCTGTATCATTTAAATAATGACGATGCTACTGCTGAAAAAATTGCAGGAAATTTCCACGGTTTGCTGAATGCTGTTCTTACTTCCGGTGACGGCTTGAAATGTGAGACAGGCTTTCACGTCATTTCCGTTACAGATGAATATGTACTTCTGAATAGGTTTCAAATGGAAACAAAATCACAAAGTCTGAAAGGAAAATGCGATTATCAGGAGTTTGAAAAGGACAAATATAAAGTTCCGGGATTTTATTTTAACATCAGCAGATTCTATGGAAGAATATTAGATTAG
- a CDS encoding alpha/beta fold hydrolase: MKKFTFLLIIMLFFLAACNIFGQQKSYPFEVKKTGKGNQSIILIPGFASSGDVWNETTAKFEKNFTCYTLTMAGFAGTKPQADASFKDWEKGIADYISNNKIDKPIIIGHSMGGGFALALAADYPELVGKIIIVDTLPCLAAISDPNFTSKENNDCTPTIDKLTAMTEEQFRNMQTQTMPRLLADTSMQETVIGWSMESDRKTFAKMYCDFSNTDLREKIKNIQCPSLILLESFFVNLKPTIEGQYKNLKNANLQYASKGLHFIMYDDKDWYLNQLTNFLSAK, encoded by the coding sequence ATGAAAAAATTCACATTCCTTCTTATCATCATGTTATTTTTTTTAGCGGCATGCAATATATTCGGGCAACAAAAATCATATCCGTTTGAAGTAAAAAAAACCGGAAAAGGAAATCAATCTATCATTTTAATTCCAGGCTTTGCTTCTTCAGGAGATGTATGGAATGAAACGACTGCAAAATTTGAAAAAAACTTCACGTGTTACACTTTAACAATGGCTGGATTTGCCGGAACAAAACCACAGGCTGATGCCAGCTTTAAAGATTGGGAAAAAGGAATTGCTGATTATATCAGTAATAATAAAATTGACAAACCTATCATCATCGGACACAGCATGGGAGGCGGTTTTGCACTGGCATTGGCAGCAGATTACCCTGAGCTTGTAGGGAAAATCATTATCGTAGACACTCTTCCCTGTCTGGCCGCAATCTCTGATCCTAATTTTACATCTAAAGAAAACAATGACTGCACTCCTACTATTGATAAGCTGACAGCGATGACTGAAGAGCAATTCAGAAACATGCAGACTCAGACTATGCCACGTCTTCTGGCTGATACCTCTATGCAGGAAACCGTAATTGGCTGGAGCATGGAATCTGATAGAAAAACATTTGCCAAGATGTATTGTGACTTTTCCAACACTGATCTCAGAGAGAAAATAAAAAATATCCAGTGCCCCTCTCTTATTCTTTTGGAATCTTTTTTTGTGAACCTTAAACCAACGATTGAAGGCCAGTATAAAAATTTAAAAAATGCCAATTTGCAGTATGCTTCAAAAGGTTTACATTTCATTATGTACGATGATAAAGACTGGTATTTGAATCAGCTTACTAACTTTTTATCTGCGAAATAA
- a CDS encoding RNA polymerase sigma factor — protein MAFEEIYELYWQRIFRLCMGYVNDSELAQDLAQETFIIVWQQLPKFRNESSIGTWIFRIASNNCLRQIEKEKKFAKTDLPINLEEKKQESIEPQIQMLYQFISELPETDRIIISLELEEIKQAEIAHIVGLSESNIRVKIHRIKEKLTQKFKENGY, from the coding sequence ATGGCATTTGAAGAGATATACGAACTCTACTGGCAAAGGATATTCCGTTTATGTATGGGATATGTGAACGATTCTGAACTCGCTCAGGATCTTGCCCAGGAAACATTTATCATTGTATGGCAGCAGCTCCCGAAATTTAGGAATGAATCCAGCATAGGAACATGGATTTTCAGAATTGCTTCTAATAACTGTCTCCGGCAGATTGAAAAGGAAAAGAAATTTGCCAAAACAGATCTGCCCATCAATCTGGAAGAAAAAAAACAGGAATCTATAGAACCTCAGATCCAAATGCTCTATCAGTTTATTTCTGAACTGCCTGAAACGGATAGAATTATTATCTCATTGGAACTGGAAGAGATAAAACAGGCTGAAATAGCTCATATCGTAGGACTTTCGGAATCTAACATCAGGGTAAAGATTCACAGGATAAAGGAAAAATTAACACAAAAGTTTAAAGAAAATGGCTACTAA
- a CDS encoding class I SAM-dependent methyltransferase, with translation MISSDNKSHWENVYETKNPDQVSWTQKKPQTSLDFIRSSGLGKDASIIDIGGGDSNLVDFLLEEGYENITVLDISAKALEKAQERLGDAAGKVKWIATDITSFEPTETYDIWHDRAAFHFLTTPEQVSKYIAIAERNVNHCMIIGTFSKNGPAKCSGLDIQQYDEESLSEKFERSFKKVQCITEDHTTPFGTVQNFVFCSLKKH, from the coding sequence ATGATATCTTCTGACAACAAAAGCCACTGGGAAAACGTCTATGAAACCAAAAATCCGGATCAGGTAAGCTGGACTCAGAAAAAACCTCAAACCTCTCTTGATTTTATCAGGTCTTCCGGACTGGGCAAAGATGCCAGCATCATTGATATTGGCGGCGGGGACAGTAACCTTGTTGATTTTCTTCTTGAAGAAGGCTATGAAAATATTACGGTTCTTGATATTTCTGCCAAAGCCCTGGAGAAAGCACAGGAAAGGCTCGGAGATGCAGCTGGTAAAGTAAAATGGATTGCCACAGACATTACCAGTTTTGAACCTACTGAAACCTATGATATCTGGCATGACAGAGCAGCTTTTCATTTTCTTACAACACCGGAACAGGTTTCAAAATATATTGCCATCGCAGAGAGAAATGTGAATCATTGTATGATCATCGGAACTTTTTCTAAAAACGGACCTGCGAAATGCAGCGGACTGGATATCCAGCAGTATGATGAGGAATCATTATCAGAAAAATTCGAAAGAAGTTTTAAAAAAGTACAATGTATTACGGAAGATCATACAACACCTTTTGGGACGGTTCAGAATTTTGTCTTTTGCAGTTTAAAAAAACATTAA
- a CDS encoding M43 family zinc metalloprotease: protein MKKLLFLLISGAFCSNFYSQSIEFQECGTDELMKKHYERHPEEKAQDDAFNLKLSKMIKSGKLASKLNNQVYEIPIVVHVVGDGSAVGTTNNKSDADIIAWVNYTNGVFAGNSTSGMSGTSAILPVKFVFATKDPSCNATNGINRINASSLPKYVSGGVNNDNTTNAVTASEITAMGMWDTSKYYNIYVVKKLTSNSGGLNGFAYYPGGSNDYAFMATSASAVNAQTLAHEFGHALGLRHTHEGYNETTGDCPVNNDCTLDGDLVCDTEPMKSLYHPTVPQACQTGQINPCTNQLYNGGERNVMAYTYCFRNLFTQGQTDRATAQLLQYRQSLINSQVASTTTINNSSTLTNACTPASITNPGGYNIGITSVKFGSINNYSNNYKQVANNFYENFTGTYCSGISKTNIPQNSATTLTVAPGTSNSHVIKAYIDYNNDGQFNETTELVLNQSGVTNGSFATAQVTPPANAVTNTPLRMRVIGEFNGTAVTACYTPKYGQVEDYSVIIETQALLAVENTGLKNSPVIFKDENAVSVRSNVKISSVHIYDASGRLLMRKTDVKSSEFKYPVDQKNIIITATVILEDGKAVTKKLKF, encoded by the coding sequence ATGAAAAAATTATTATTTCTGCTTATTTCAGGAGCATTCTGCTCTAATTTTTATTCACAAAGTATAGAATTTCAGGAATGCGGAACTGATGAATTAATGAAAAAACATTATGAAAGGCATCCGGAAGAGAAAGCGCAGGACGATGCTTTCAACCTGAAATTATCAAAAATGATCAAAAGCGGAAAGCTTGCTTCTAAACTCAACAATCAGGTCTACGAAATTCCTATTGTTGTACATGTGGTAGGAGACGGAAGCGCCGTAGGAACTACGAATAATAAATCTGATGCGGATATCATTGCATGGGTTAATTATACCAACGGTGTGTTTGCAGGAAATTCCACCAGCGGAATGTCCGGAACAAGTGCTATCTTGCCTGTAAAGTTTGTTTTTGCTACTAAAGACCCAAGCTGTAATGCTACCAACGGGATCAACAGAATCAATGCATCTTCTCTTCCCAAATATGTAAGCGGAGGCGTTAATAATGACAATACCACCAATGCTGTAACGGCTTCTGAGATTACGGCAATGGGCATGTGGGACACTTCAAAATATTACAATATTTATGTTGTTAAAAAATTAACATCCAACTCCGGAGGATTGAACGGTTTCGCCTATTATCCCGGAGGGAGCAATGATTATGCTTTTATGGCAACCAGTGCTTCTGCTGTGAATGCACAAACATTAGCGCATGAGTTTGGGCATGCTCTGGGACTTAGACATACCCATGAGGGATATAATGAAACTACGGGAGATTGTCCTGTTAACAACGATTGTACGCTGGACGGAGATCTTGTTTGCGATACAGAACCGATGAAAAGTCTTTATCACCCTACAGTTCCTCAAGCATGTCAAACGGGACAAATCAACCCTTGTACCAACCAGTTATACAACGGTGGAGAGAGAAATGTAATGGCGTATACTTATTGTTTTAGAAATCTATTTACACAAGGGCAGACGGACAGAGCCACCGCACAGCTTTTACAGTACAGACAGTCATTGATCAATTCACAGGTTGCTTCTACTACAACCATTAATAACAGTTCTACTTTAACGAATGCATGTACCCCTGCTTCCATCACAAATCCAGGTGGATATAACATAGGAATTACTTCTGTAAAATTCGGAAGTATCAATAATTATTCAAACAATTATAAACAAGTTGCGAATAATTTTTATGAAAACTTTACAGGAACTTACTGCTCCGGAATATCCAAAACCAACATTCCCCAAAATTCAGCTACAACCCTTACTGTAGCTCCGGGAACAAGCAATTCTCACGTTATCAAAGCATATATTGATTATAATAATGATGGTCAGTTTAATGAAACTACAGAACTGGTTCTTAACCAAAGTGGTGTAACCAACGGTTCCTTTGCTACGGCTCAGGTAACTCCGCCTGCAAATGCTGTAACCAATACTCCTTTAAGAATGAGAGTAATCGGAGAGTTCAACGGAACTGCGGTAACAGCATGTTATACTCCGAAATATGGGCAGGTAGAAGATTATTCCGTAATCATTGAAACGCAGGCATTATTAGCAGTAGAAAATACAGGACTGAAAAATTCACCTGTTATTTTTAAAGATGAAAATGCTGTATCCGTAAGAAGTAATGTGAAAATTTCTTCAGTGCATATTTATGATGCTTCAGGAAGGTTACTGATGAGAAAAACAGATGTAAAATCTTCAGAATTCAAATATCCGGTTGATCAGAAAAATATAATCATTACGGCAACAGTAATACTGGAAGACGGAAAAGCGGTTACGAAGAAATTAAAATTCTAA